The following nucleotide sequence is from Spirochaetota bacterium.
AATCCTGCGACCGCCGCATAGCGGAGCTCGCCGAAAAGCTCGAGCTCCTGGAGGCGCAGTTCAAGTGGTACGGCAGGAACCTGAAGGGGACCATCACCCGCACGAAAAACCTCATTGAAAAAGCGAAGAACGACAGGGATTCACTCCTTCTCAAGTACAAGGGATACCTCGGCATAGACCACGACGCGGAGCTCATCTGCGCCGGCATTCTTGTCTCTTATCAGGATTGATCGCGGTAGCAGTATAATTTTAGGGGGGGCATGGAGCCATCCCGGCGAGGTCGCTCACGGGCATCCGTGCCCTTCGCGACACTCCTGCCATCCTGGCAGTAGCAGCGACACGGATGTCGCCGATTCCGCCGAGTCAACATGGATGTTATACGAGGCGGACGAGCGGGATGGCCCATGCCCCCCTAGTTTACGACTGCTACCATTGATCGCCGACCCACGGCTGATGTTTTTTTATTGACAATTAGACATCAATTATTGTATTGCTTGTTATCTTTTTCACCGGGGTGCGGCATAAGCTATGTCACTGGTTTCTTTTCAATATCTGGTTTTCTTCACAATCGTGGTGGCGATTTTTTTCGTCGTTCCCCAGCGGTTTAAATGGATCTATCTCCTCATCGCCAGCTACTTCTTCTACATGTGGTGGGACCCCAAGTACGCGATTCTCATCATGACGACAACGATCGTCGTGTACGCCACGGGCCTGCTGATGCACAACCGGACTGACCGGATCAGGAAGCTCTGCGTCGCCCTGAGCGTGGCGATCAACCTGGGCATCCTCTTCATGTTCAAGTATTTCGTCTTTTTCAACAACAGTATCAGGGACCTGACGGCTTTCTTCGGCGGGACCTATACGCCGCCGGTTCTCAACCTCCTGCTGCCGGTGGGCCTGTCCTTCTACACCTTCCAGGCCCTTTCCTACACCGTCGACGTGTACCGGGGCACGAGGGAGCCGGAGCGCCATTTCGGCATGTTCGCCCTGTACGTGAGCTTCTTCCCGACCCTTCTCTCCGGCCCCATCGAGCGGTCCACGCGGCTCCTGCCGCAGCTGTATAAAAAAGTCGAGTTCGATTATGAGCGGGTCGTGAACGGCCTGATCCTCATGGCCTGGGGTTTTTTCCAGAAGCTCGTCATCGCCGACCGGATCGGGCAGTACGTGGCCATGGTTTTCAACCAGCCGCAGTATTTCGACGGGCTCCCGGTCCTGATGGCGATCTATCTACACGGCATCCTGGTGTACGCGGATTTTTCCGGCTACACCGACATCGCCATCGGCACGGCCCAGGTCATGGGGTATGAGCTCATGCCCAACTTCCGCCGGCCCTTTCTCGCCGCGTCCATAGGCGACCTGTGGCGGCGGTGGCACATTTCCCTCATCACCTGGTTCAGGGACTATCTGTACATCCCCCTGGGGGGGAACAAGGGGAGCAAGTTCCGCTGGCACCTGAACACGGTCATCGTCTTCACCCTGAGCGGCCTCTGGCACGGGGCGAACTGGCCCCTGGTGGTCTGGGGAGCCCTGAACGGCATATTCATCGTGATCAGCCGCCTCACCGCGAAGATCCGCGGCGCCGTTCGAGAGACGTTCTT
It contains:
- a CDS encoding MBOAT family protein, whose amino-acid sequence is MSLVSFQYLVFFTIVVAIFFVVPQRFKWIYLLIASYFFYMWWDPKYAILIMTTTIVVYATGLLMHNRTDRIRKLCVALSVAINLGILFMFKYFVFFNNSIRDLTAFFGGTYTPPVLNLLLPVGLSFYTFQALSYTVDVYRGTREPERHFGMFALYVSFFPTLLSGPIERSTRLLPQLYKKVEFDYERVVNGLILMAWGFFQKLVIADRIGQYVAMVFNQPQYFDGLPVLMAIYLHGILVYADFSGYTDIAIGTAQVMGYELMPNFRRPFLAASIGDLWRRWHISLITWFRDYLYIPLGGNKGSKFRWHLNTVIVFTLSGLWHGANWPLVVWGALNGIFIVISRLTAKIRGAVRETFFGTMAKVPPAVYFALFAVAAAAAGFGKTIGMGLGGRIGAGAAALFLLPVAVLSTRKEMFPRFLEGLKKAVMIIITYHLFVFGGIYFRAKTMADGWYMLTHFWGTNFIQLPLFFGLQEFGFMLLLVVFLCVVNYIQESRGSIREMIRKRPLVVRWALYYLMVMSIFAGMLKTAQFIYFQF